The segment TTCTTGTGATATATTTATTGTGTTTAAAGTAACTAGTTTTTTAATAGCACTATTTTCTATTCTCTCAATAGCTGGTCCTGATAATACTCCATGTGAACAACAAGCATAAACTTCTTTTGCTCCTCTTTCAACTAACGCATTAGCTCCATTAGTTATAGTTCCTGCAGTATCAATCATATCATCAATTAATATAACAGTCTTATCTTTAATGTCTCCAATTACGTTCATTACTTCACAAACGTTAGCTTTTGGTCTTCTCTTGTCTATTATAGCTATTGGTGCATCTAATCTTTCTGCGAAATTTCTAGCTCTTGTTACACTTCCAAGGTCTGGAGATACGATAACTACATCATCTCTATCTTTAAATCCTTCTTCTAAGAAATATTTTGCAAGTATTGGTTCTCCACGAAGATTATCTACAGGTATATTGAAGTATCCTTGAATTTGCGCTGCATGTAAATCCATAGTAAGAACTCTATCAGCTCCTGCAGTTGTTATTAAGTCCGCAACTAATTTTGCAGTGATTGGATCTCTCGCCTTAGCTTTTCTGTCTTGTCTTGCATAACCATAGTAAGGAATTACTGCTGTTATTCTTCCTGCTGATGCTCTTTTAAATGCATCAATCATTATTAATAGTTCCATTAAATTATCATTTACAGGATTATGTGTTGGTTGAATAACAAACACATCAGATCCTCTAACTGTTTCATTTGTATTTACAGATATTTCTCCATCACTGAATTTTCCTACATTAGAATCTCCAACCTTTACTCCTAATGCTTCCGCAATATCCTTAGCTAATTCAGGATTTGCGTTACCTGTAAATATTTTAATACTTTTACCATGGGTTATCATATGTAGACCTCCTTAAATTTTTGAAAACTGAATCTTACTATTATTTACTTCTTTAAACCCTTTTTCGCTACCCAACCTTTAATATTCACTTGCTTTGCTCTTGCAATAGCGAGATCACCTGCTTCAACTTTTTTAGTAATAGTTGATCCAGCTGCTATATATGTATTATCTTCTACTTCTACCGGTGATACTAAGTTAGTATTGCAACCAATAAAAGAATTGTCGCCAATAATTGTTTTGTTCTTAGTTTTTCCATCATAGTTTACTACTACTGTTCCACAGCCAAAGTTACAACCACTTCCAACTTCAGCATCTCCTATATAAGTTAGATGTGATACTTTTGTTCCATCCCCTATAGTTGATTTCTTTATCTCTACAAAATCACCAATTCTAGCACCTTCACCTATATTACTTTCTGGTCTTATATACGCAAATGGTCCTACTGTAGTGTTTTTTCCTACGTGACTTTCTAAAATTACTGAACTTTGAATCTCAACTTCCGGTTCAATAACACTATCCTTTATTCTAGAATTAGGATAAAGAATACATCCTTTTCTAATTACAGTATTACCCTCTATTACGTTTCCTGGATATATTACTGTTTCTTCTTCTATTACTACATCTGATTCTATATATGTATTTTTAGGATCTATAAGAGTAACCCCATTTTCCATATGCATATTATTAATTCTAAGTCTTAATATTTCTTCGGCTTCAGCTAGCTGTACTCTAGAATTCACACCTCTTATTTCATCTAAATCAACGCTTATAGCTCCAACCTTATATCCTTTTTCTTTTAAAAGTTCTATTATATCCGTTAAATAATATTCTCCTTGAGAATTATTATTCTGTAATTTGTCCAAATTATTTAGTAATTCTTTAATATCAAAACAATACATCCCTGAATTTATTTCATTAACCTTTAATTCATCAGAAGTACAATCTTTATGTTCTACTATCTTTCTTACTTCTCCACTATTATCTCTTATAATTCTTCCATATCCAAAGGGATTATCTACCAAAGCAGTTAATATAGTAGCTTTAAATTCTCCTTTGTTATGGAATTCTATCAAATCTTTTACTGTTTTACTCGTAATTAATGGAGCATCTCCTGTAAATACAGCCACAACACCATCTTTGCCTTCTAAGAAATCCTTAGCACACATAAGCGCATGCCCTGTTCCTAATTGCTCTGATTGGATAGAATACATAACCTTTCTATCTTCTGTCGCTTTCTTTACTTCTTCTGCTCCGTTACCTATTACTAAATCTATATCTTGTATATCACTTTTTCTCAAAGTATCTATTACTTGATTAACCATTTCTTTTCCACAAACTTTATGTAAAACTTTAGGTAAAGTTGATTTCATTCTTTTACCTTTTCCTGCCGCTAAAACTACAGCACTTTGGTACAATCTTAACACCTCTCAACATGGTATAAAATAACGTTTTTCAACGCATTGTATACTTTTTAATATTTACGCCTATTATATTATATTTTATATACAGCTTTTTTTCAACCTGTATAATTATTATAATATATCATATTTACACTATATGCTGATATATTATACAAACTTAGCCAAAAAAATAATAAAAAGGAGTAATTAAAAAGTAATTACTCCCTTTTATTATTAACTTTCACTTGTTATTTCTTCCTCATCTTCATTACTAGCGTTTTCATTTTTAACCACTTCATACTCATCTAGTATTGCTTTTTGAATTTTTTGTCTTGTTTCTGTGTTAATTGGATGAGCTATATCTTTAAATTCTCCAGTCGGAGTCTTTCTGCTAGGCATAGCTATGAAAAGACCATTTTGACCTTCAATAACTTTTATATCATGAACAACAAATTCATTATCAAAAGTTACTGATACAATAGCTTTCATTTTACCTTCAGCAGAAATTTTTCTAATCCTTACATCTGTAATTTGCATTGAACTCCACCTCCAAAGATGCTTTAGTTATTAGTATTCTCCATAATTTCTCTTTTTCCTTCTTATTATTCATATAATTTTTAGAAAATTTTATTTTTTATGAATTTTGTCCGAATAAACTATTGGATTATCATTTTCATCAATTCCACCAAACTTTATAATTGATATATAATCCTTAACTAATTTCTTTTCAGTGTTTGTATTATCTACAAGAACTCCTATTCCTACAAGTTCACTTTCAAATTCTTTCAAAAGATTTATTATTCCAAGAGCTGTTCCTCCAGCTTTCATAAAATCATCTATAAATATACATTTACTTCCCTTACTAATGGATTTCTTTGAAAGTGACATTGTTTGTATCCTTTTAGTAGATCCTGAAACATAATTAATAGATACAGTAGGTCCCTCAGTAACCTTATTATCTCTTCTTACAATAACAAGATTAACTCCTAATTTTTTAGCCACCTCATAGGCAAGGGGTATTCCTTTAGTTTCTACAGTAACTACACAATCTATATTTAATTCCTTGAACTGAGATGCTAATATTATCGCTGCAATCTGTATTATTTCCGGATTAAACATAATATCACTTATGTACATAAACTCTCCTGGTACTATTCTCTGCTTTTCTTGCAGAATCATACATAGTTTCTCTGTAAATTCATGTATTTTTTCTTCTGAAATTCCATAAGTATACTTTATTCCACCTGCTGCTCCTGCTATAGTTTCTATATTTCCCATATATAATTTATTTAAAGTTTCTCTAACTACAACAATATCCTCACTTATTGTAGATTTTGCTGCACCAAACATTTCAGTAAATCTATTTAAATTTATTATTTTATTTGGATTTTCTATTAAAGTCTTTGTAATCGCTGTGATTCTCTGATTTCTATTAAACTTCTTCATATCTCTCTCCTATTTTAAATTAACGAATTATTTTTTTGGATTACCATATTATTATTCATATTTTATTCTAATTATCTAGTATTATCAACATTATTTTAAAATATTATGAATTCAGTTTACATCATATTATGTAAGTATTTTATGTAATATTATTAATTTAAGGTATTGTTTTTATAAAAAGTTGTATATAATGTTTAGATAGGATTATTTTATCTCTTTTAAGGAGCTGGTTAACTTGTCATTTAATTTTTTAAAGGATAATAATAAAAAAATTCATTTTATAGGTATTGGTGGCATTAGCATGAGTGGTCTTGCCGAGATACTTTTAAATAGTAACTATAAAGTATCAGGTTCAGACAGAAGTGAATCTGACCTTACAAAACATCTTATAGAAAAGGGAGCAGAAATATACATAGGTCATAATAAAGATAATATTAAAGATGTAGATTTAGTCGTATATACTGCTGCAATACCAGATAGCAATCCAGAACTTGTAAGAGCTCACGAACTTCAAATTCCAACAATGGACAGAGCTGAATTTTTAGGTCATGTAATGCAAGGTCATAAGTATAATATAGCTATCTCCGGTACTCATGGCAAAACAACAACAACATCTATGTTATCGCATATAACACTACGTGCCAATTTAGACCCTACTATTTTAGTTGGAGGAAATTTAGATGTTATAAATGGTAATGTAAGAGTAGGAAATAGTGATTACTTCGTTACAGAAGCATGTGAATATAAAGCATCTTTTCTAAAATTTTACCCTTATATAGGTATTATATTAAATATTGAAGCAGATCATTTAGATTTTTATAAAGATATAAATGATATTGAAAATACATTTTTAAAATTTGCAAAACTCATCCCAAAGGATGGTTTTTTAATTGTAAATGCCGATGATGAAAGATGTCTTGCTGTATCAAAGAAAGTTAATTGCAACGTAATAACATTCGGAATAAACAATGGAGAAGTTAGAGCTAAAAACATAGAATTTAATAATGGACGTCCAACTTTTGATGTTTATAGAAATAATATTAAATTATTTACTTTAACATTAAATGTACCAGGAAACCATAACATTCTAGATTCACTAGCTAGTATAAGTGCATCTTTAAGCTTAAACATAGATACTGATTCTATAATAGAAGGTCTTTCTACATTTTATGGTGCTCATAGACGTTTTGAAATAAAAGGTAAATTAAATGGAATTACAGTAGTAGATGATTATGCTCATCATCCAACAGAAATTAAAGCTGCTTTAAATGCTGCAAAAAATTTTCCTCACAATAGAATCATCTGTATTTTTCAACCTCATACTTATTCTAGAACTATAAGTTTATTTGATGATTTTACAAATTCTTTCTTTAATGCAGATACTTTAATTCTTGCAGATATATATGCAGCAAGAGAAAAAGATACTGGTATTGTAAGTTCAGATATGCTTGGTGATAAAATAAGAGAAAAAGGCATTAATTGCAAAAATCTTCATAGCTTTGAAGCCATAACAAAATTCTTAAGACAAGAACTTAAAGAAGGTGATCTACTAATTACAGTAGGTGCTGGTGATGTTTATAGAGTTGGTGAAATGTTCTTAGAAAATAAATAAAAATCCACATTTTTGTATGGATTCATATTATTGAAAATCCTCCAGTTAGTGGAGGATTTTTCTTTCACCAAATTTCTTTTATGCGCTTTTTAATTAAAATTACTTTTTCTATCATTAGCCATTTTTCTTATTAAATAAACTAAAACGTAACTTCCGACAGCAACTATTATAATAGATGCACCTGATGCTATATTGAAATAATACGAAAGAACTAAACCTATAAACCCAAAAATTACTCCCAACAAACAAGATATAAACATTATAGATTTTAAATTAAAAGTAAATTGCTTTGCAATAGCTGGTGGTACTGTAAGCAATGCTATAACAAGTATTATTCCAACAACTCTAATTAAAACAACTATAGTGCAAGCAATTATAATATATGTTAAATATTCTAAAAAAGAAGTATTAATACC is part of the Clostridium botulinum genome and harbors:
- the purR gene encoding pur operon repressor, translated to MKKFNRNQRITAITKTLIENPNKIINLNRFTEMFGAAKSTISEDIVVVRETLNKLYMGNIETIAGAAGGIKYTYGISEEKIHEFTEKLCMILQEKQRIVPGEFMYISDIMFNPEIIQIAAIILASQFKELNIDCVVTVETKGIPLAYEVAKKLGVNLVIVRRDNKVTEGPTVSINYVSGSTKRIQTMSLSKKSISKGSKCIFIDDFMKAGGTALGIINLLKEFESELVGIGVLVDNTNTEKKLVKDYISIIKFGGIDENDNPIVYSDKIHKK
- the murC gene encoding UDP-N-acetylmuramate--L-alanine ligase; this encodes MSFNFLKDNNKKIHFIGIGGISMSGLAEILLNSNYKVSGSDRSESDLTKHLIEKGAEIYIGHNKDNIKDVDLVVYTAAIPDSNPELVRAHELQIPTMDRAEFLGHVMQGHKYNIAISGTHGKTTTTSMLSHITLRANLDPTILVGGNLDVINGNVRVGNSDYFVTEACEYKASFLKFYPYIGIILNIEADHLDFYKDINDIENTFLKFAKLIPKDGFLIVNADDERCLAVSKKVNCNVITFGINNGEVRAKNIEFNNGRPTFDVYRNNIKLFTLTLNVPGNHNILDSLASISASLSLNIDTDSIIEGLSTFYGAHRRFEIKGKLNGITVVDDYAHHPTEIKAALNAAKNFPHNRIICIFQPHTYSRTISLFDDFTNSFFNADTLILADIYAAREKDTGIVSSDMLGDKIREKGINCKNLHSFEAITKFLRQELKEGDLLITVGAGDVYRVGEMFLENK
- the glmU gene encoding bifunctional UDP-N-acetylglucosamine diphosphorylase/glucosamine-1-phosphate N-acetyltransferase GlmU, which codes for MYQSAVVLAAGKGKRMKSTLPKVLHKVCGKEMVNQVIDTLRKSDIQDIDLVIGNGAEEVKKATEDRKVMYSIQSEQLGTGHALMCAKDFLEGKDGVVAVFTGDAPLITSKTVKDLIEFHNKGEFKATILTALVDNPFGYGRIIRDNSGEVRKIVEHKDCTSDELKVNEINSGMYCFDIKELLNNLDKLQNNNSQGEYYLTDIIELLKEKGYKVGAISVDLDEIRGVNSRVQLAEAEEILRLRINNMHMENGVTLIDPKNTYIESDVVIEEETVIYPGNVIEGNTVIRKGCILYPNSRIKDSVIEPEVEIQSSVILESHVGKNTTVGPFAYIRPESNIGEGARIGDFVEIKKSTIGDGTKVSHLTYIGDAEVGSGCNFGCGTVVVNYDGKTKNKTIIGDNSFIGCNTNLVSPVEVEDNTYIAAGSTITKKVEAGDLAIARAKQVNIKGWVAKKGLKK
- a CDS encoding ribose-phosphate pyrophosphokinase, which codes for MITHGKSIKIFTGNANPELAKDIAEALGVKVGDSNVGKFSDGEISVNTNETVRGSDVFVIQPTHNPVNDNLMELLIMIDAFKRASAGRITAVIPYYGYARQDRKAKARDPITAKLVADLITTAGADRVLTMDLHAAQIQGYFNIPVDNLRGEPILAKYFLEEGFKDRDDVVIVSPDLGSVTRARNFAERLDAPIAIIDKRRPKANVCEVMNVIGDIKDKTVILIDDMIDTAGTITNGANALVERGAKEVYACCSHGVLSGPAIERIENSAIKKLVTLNTINISQETLSDKFEVLSVAPIFAEGIRRIYEDISISKLFV
- the spoVG gene encoding septation regulator SpoVG, coding for MQITDVRIRKISAEGKMKAIVSVTFDNEFVVHDIKVIEGQNGLFIAMPSRKTPTGEFKDIAHPINTETRQKIQKAILDEYEVVKNENASNEDEEEITSES